Below is a genomic region from Methanomicrobiales archaeon.
GCAGGTGAGAATGCGAGTCGATGCAGGACCGGTATGGGATTGGAACGCCCGCATCGCCCGTGAGAACCTCCGCAGACCCGTGATCGCTTGCAGGCCGCCGAGCCCCGTGGCCCGATCACGGAGCGAGACCCGGATGCCGGGCGACCCCTCCCCCGCAGCATGATAGGGCTGAGCAGGGGAGAGCGGGATTTCAAGCGCCTGGAAACAGGTCCCCCTTCTCGTGGGAGCACGGGAGTGGCGTATCCCCGGGTAAGGATTGTCAACCAGCGGGGGTGAGGATACTTGTAAAGGGAACACACAGACCACCCCCATATCCTACTGCGAAGCGAAGAGGATACTCTTGACCCCCTCTCCCCATTGCGATCGGGCTTGTCACAGGGGACAGTGGGAGTTCGGGTTGGCATCCCCGCCCCGGTCGAACCGCCCTTGCTCTTCCGGCGGTAGGAGAATCTCTTCTGCTACCAGAGCAGGACCTATCGTACCGGCGGGGGGATGCACCCCCTCCCCCCGGTGTACTAAGCGCGGATTGTAGATTCAGGAATACCATACCGGATCCCGTGCGAACACCTTGAGAGTGAACCATCCGGCTTCCAATCTGGAGAGGGTTGAGGCGGCTACTCTCCCGCCTGCCCTGCAGCATCGGCCGGAGGCGCGGATGCACCGCAGGATATCCAGAGAGGCGGAGACGCCGTTCCGATCGCGTAGCAGTTCTAGAGTGTACCGTCAAGAGAACTGGAGGCTGCTGACAGGAGCCCCGGGGCGTGTCGGGACGATTCGCATCGCGTGAAGCACCGAAGATGGGGCGTACCGCTCCGGTAAGCAAAAAAGGTTAGAGATAGGGGTTGCGGAGGCCCTTTCCGACACCGTAGCTGCCGCGGGCGATCAGGTAGTTCTGGTTCTTGGTGATCTTCTCGGTGGCGAGCTTGTTCACAAGATCGAGGCCGGGCTTCACCTGATCCATGGGCTTGGTCTCGAACCAGCCGGCCGCAACGGCCTTGCTCCAGACGCTCTCGCCCTGCTTGCTCCGCACGAAGACCGTCGACCAGCCATCGGGCGAACCCACGGAGCCCGTCGAGATGTCGCCCAGGTTGGCCACGTAGTCCAGGCAGACGTGGCAGCCCGGCTGCTCGTACTTGTGGGTCACCTTGAGCGGGATCTGCGCGAGGGCACCGCGCTCGGTGTAGACCGAGAACTTGCCCTTGCCGATCTCCATCTTCTTGACCGCCTCCATCTTCTGGTTGGTGTGATCCTCGACGAGCTGCACGAGACTCTGGTAGGGGAAGTTCTCCATGCAGAAGATGCCGATGGCGAGGGCGATCTTGTCCGGCACGTCCCGCATGCCGACGGGATAGAGCTGGGCCTTGCGCACCGCCTGCATCTGGCACGGCGTGCCCACGATACCGATCCGGTCCAGACCGTAGCTGCGGGTCGCCTCCTTCAGGAGCTGCAGGTTCGGACTGAGCGTATACTTCGTCTTCCGTGCCGCGAGGAGTTCTTCCCGCGTCTGCGCAATGATGGGCTCCGGCTTCCAGGGGAGGTCTCCCGCCCCCGCGACGATCGCGCCGTCGATGATGTTGTTCTCCAGGGCGTAGGCGAAGAGGGCGGTTACGATACCCCCGTCCTGGGATCCGCGGAGAATCTCCCTGTCCGTGGTGCGGGCAGAGATCACCTGCTTGTAGTTGCCGAGTATGTTTGCCATTTCTTCCACCTCACTTCGTCGCCATGGCCCCCTGGATGAGTTCGGTGATCGGTTCGTACTGCTCCAGCAGCGCCGCATCCAGGAACGACCGCGGACACTGGGCGTAGCAGGCGCCGCACTTGATGCAGAGATCGCGCTGGCCGTTCGGCTTCCCGAACTCCATCGTTATCGCCCGCACCGGGCACGCCGCCGCGCAGCTGCCGCAGCCCATGCAGAGCCCCTGATTGATCACGTCGTACATCAGGTCGCAGAAGCAGGCCTCTTTGCTGCCCTTGGCCAGATCCATCATGGGTTTCAGGTACTTCGCCGCCAGGGCCTTCTGGTCGTCCGTGCCCTTCAGCAGCAGATAGGCCATCACGACCACGTTCCGGATCTGCTGGGGAGTCGGAGCACAGCCGGGAATCATCACATCGACATCGATCAGTTCTCCGATCGGTACGTACGACTCGTGCTGCGGCTGGTTCTGCTGGCCCCCGCGGGCGAACCGCAGGATGTTGCCGTAGGATGCGCAGCCGCCGAGAGCCACGACGATCTTCGCCTTCTGCCGGGTCGTCTTGATGTCCTCGACCGACTCGTGATCCTGGAGACAGACACCACCCTCGACGAGCGCGATGTCCATCTCCGGAATCTTGCGGACATCTGCAAGGGTCAGCCCGTACACGAGGTCTGCATAGTCGTCAAGGATCTTGAACAGTCCTTCGTATGTATCTGCCAGGGACACCAGACAGCCGGTACAGCCGCTCATGTGAACGTGTCCCACAGTTATTTTGTTTGCCACAGGTTTCTCCTCCTTCTTAGCTACTTCCACCTTCTTCTCCGCCGCTTCAGCGGCAGGCGCTGCTGCTTGCGTCGCCTGCACGACCGGAGCCGGTGCTGGTTTCTG
It encodes:
- the frhB gene encoding coenzyme F420 hydrogenase subunit beta; protein product: MANILGNYKQVISARTTDREILRGSQDGGIVTALFAYALENNIIDGAIVAGAGDLPWKPEPIIAQTREELLAARKTKYTLSPNLQLLKEATRSYGLDRIGIVGTPCQMQAVRKAQLYPVGMRDVPDKIALAIGIFCMENFPYQSLVQLVEDHTNQKMEAVKKMEIGKGKFSVYTERGALAQIPLKVTHKYEQPGCHVCLDYVANLGDISTGSVGSPDGWSTVFVRSKQGESVWSKAVAAGWFETKPMDQVKPGLDLVNKLATEKITKNQNYLIARGSYGVGKGLRNPYL
- the frhG gene encoding coenzyme F420 hydrogenase subunit gamma is translated as MANKITVGHVHMSGCTGCLVSLADTYEGLFKILDDYADLVYGLTLADVRKIPEMDIALVEGGVCLQDHESVEDIKTTRQKAKIVVALGGCASYGNILRFARGGQQNQPQHESYVPIGELIDVDVMIPGCAPTPQQIRNVVVMAYLLLKGTDDQKALAAKYLKPMMDLAKGSKEACFCDLMYDVINQGLCMGCGSCAAACPVRAITMEFGKPNGQRDLCIKCGACYAQCPRSFLDAALLEQYEPITELIQGAMATK